The nucleotide sequence CTTTTCCAATGAAACCTTCGTcacgtataataatattagtcaaATGTCCTTGTAAAATTACATTCAATATCTTGAATCCAATTGAGGGATATAAAGTTTGTATTGCTGATAAGGtcaatttataactataatcaatctttatgtatttgtttttgtacagTTGTGTTACTGATaactaaagaaattatatttatcataggTACATACAAACGCAACATGACGCAGTTTTTTCGATACCTCATGTAATGCAACgtacaaacatttttgtacaatttgcTATGTAATGATcaatgaaatcatttttaaattcgacTTTCAGATGAACAACGAAAGACTCAGCAAAAGACCAAAATGGGACAATCAAATAGAATTTCTTATGTCTTGCATCGCTACATCAGTGGGTCTCGGGAACGTATGGAGATTTCCATTTGTTGCTTATAACAATGGCGGTGGTGCATTCCTTATACCATACATTATAGTACTTTTTGTCGTAGGCAAACCCATGTACTACCTCGAATTAGTGATCGGACAGTTTAGCAACAGCAATTGTGTAAGAGTATGGGCATTATCACCAGCTATGAAAGGTACAATTGGTGTAGTATAATatcaacttaaataaaaactatcagcAAATTTgcgatatgaaaaattactaataaacaAACGCAACTAAAAACCTTACCATTTCTAGGTACAGGATATGCTCAGACCATGGGTGCTGGTTACGTGCTTTCGTATTATGTTTCCATCATTGCATTGTGCCTATACTACTTAGCGATGAGTTTTAGCTCCACTCTTCCCTGGGCGCTCTGCGACCCCTCATGGACAGATTGCGTACCTTCGGGAGAGATCGTGAACATGTCAGAAATACAAGGCAATGCAGTTAGTAGCGCTGAACTGTACTTCACGTAAGTATatactgttttattgtttcgtatcaaaaatatattctctCTTTTTTGTTATCCTTAGTATCCCTCTCATcctattaaaagtataaatgcgaaagtaacccTACATATCTGTCTCTTCTTgtcgcctaaaccactgatccgatctggatgaaatttgttacaaagatattttgagacccgagaaaggatatATAGGTAGGAAGGATTTTATCCAGGAATTCTTAAGGAAACGGGAACTATGCGAATAATCCTGGGACTGCTTATCTCTTCACTGTTTTACGCGGGCGATACCGCGTGTGGAAAGCTAGtatgcataattttatatctaataagtagataatttatatctttcaAATTTTGGCCAATATCCATGACTTAGTTTTACCAGTACTGTAAtcttataaatgattttatttttgcataatcatttttatatgaaattagcTTTCTTTGacccattatttatatttttacataaacataggtagtatttgaaaacaaaaaacgaaTTTTCAGGAAGACAGTTTTGCGGCAGTCCGATGGGATCCATGATGGTATCGGTGAGTAATAggaagattttataatttaattaattatggacaaatttcaaaaagtccttttacataaatacatagtaCATATTAGTATATACATCATATTATGACCTTAGTTTAAAACTGCTTTAAAACATGTTGTTCTTTTTAGGTATTCCANNNNNNNNNNNNNNNNNNNNNNNNNNNNNNNNNNNNNNNNNNNNNNNNNNNNNNNNNNNNNNNNNNNNNNNNNNNNNNNNNNNNNNNNNNNNNNNNNNNNNNNNNNNNNNNNNNNNNNNNNNNNNNNNNNNNNNNNNNNNNNNNNNNNNNNNNNNNNNNNNNNNNNNNNNNNNNNNNNNNNNNNNNNNNNNNNNNNNNNNNNNNNNNNNNNNNNNNNNNNNNNNNNNNNNNNNNNNNNNNNNNNNNNNNNNNNNNNNNNNNNNNNNNNNNNNNNNNNNNNNNNNNNNNNNNNNNNNNNNNNNNNNNNNNNNNNNNNNNNNNNNNNNNNNNNNNNNNNNNNNNNNNNNNNNNNNNNNNNNNNNNNNNNNNNNNNNNNNNNNNNNNNNNNNNNNNNNNNNNNNNNNNNNNNNNNNNNNNNNNNNNNNNNNNNNNNNNNNNNNNNNNNNNNNNNNNNNNNNNNNNNNNNNNNNNNNNNNNNNNNNNNNNNNNNNNNNNNNNNNNNNNNNNNNNNNNNNNNNNNNNNNNNNNNNNNNNNNNNNNNNNNNNNNNNNNNNNNNNNNNNNNNNNNNNNNNNNNNNNNNNNNNNNNNNNNNNNNNNNNNNNNNNNNNNNNNNNNNNNNNNNNNNNNNNNNNNNNNNNNNNNNNNNNNNNNNNNNNNNNNNNNNNNNNNNNNNNNNNNNNNNNNNNNNNNNNNNNNNNNNNNNNNNNNNNNNNNNNNNNNNNNNNNNNNNNNNNNNNNNNNNNNNNNNNNNNNNNNNNNNNNNNNNNNNNNNNNNNNNNNNNNNNNNNNNNNNNNNNNNNNNNNNNNNNNNNNNNNNNNNNNNNNNNNNNNNNNNNNNNNNNNNNNNNNNNNNNNNNNNNNNNNNNNNNNNNNNNNNNNNNNNNNNNNNNNNNNNNNNNNNNNNNNNNNNNNNNNNNNNNNNNNNNNNNNNNNNNNNNNNNNNNNNNNNNNNNNNNNNNNNNNNNNNNNNNNNNNNNNNNNNNNNNNNNNNNNNNNNNNaatctactatataaaaataggtcgggttttccttcctgacgctataactccagaacgcacgaaccgatttccacggttttgcattcgttggaaaggtctcgggcaccgtgaggtttatagcatagaaaattcaggaaaaatttcaactgaaaagcgggaaaatcatttttcacatacaaccacctggtggcgaaacggagttcgccgggtttgctagttattaataaaacattctatTTCTTCCCCTTTATGTCACACAACGtcagattttatttcttacaacaGAAACATCACGCTACAGAAAAGAAAAGGAATGAcatgacaataaatatttcttcaacATCTAAAATAACCTATTAACGTAtctttaagatttaaaaagtCTGCTACTAATCGTACCGCTAGTATACCGCAATAaggaaagtaataaaaatggatGTTAGCTCAAGCTCATAAATAGGGGTGGGTTAAGAAAAGCATCGCACATGCTCTTTATAAAGTGGTAATTGGTAATAATAAAGTCTTGTCATGCATGAGCGCTGATAATACCGATAATAAAGACTAaaggattatttttatctatgaaCAGTGATCACAATCTGTGCAACCTTATGCATTTGATATTTGTGTATAGTCCATaatcctatccttcctactaatcctactatcctactaatatcctactaatattataaatgcgaaagtttgtaaggatttgtgtgtgtgtttgttgctctttcaggcaaaatctactgaaccggttgcaatgaaattcggtacgtagataactggacaactggaataacatataggcaactttttgtcccgatattcctacgggatacagacttacgcggatgaaaccgcggggcgcagctagtattgaataattgttaaatcgagtgttttatgtgtttttaaatctaataagatctcttttatatttcagaatACTTATCTTCTATACtgatctttataattaatccaTGAAATTACTAAATCGCTATATTGACCCCGTGGACAACGTACGAGATTAGCTGTATCAAAGCCGATGTTACAACTGTTACAATTGTCATCAAGCTAATTTCGCCTATCGCCgcctttatttcttttcaagCATTCagtgaaaaaaaacaataaattaaaacacccCCCACTTTGAGTAAAACTGACCTACACCAAGATTtacatgtacatatttaaacatttgcaAGGTGTGTTACACTGAAATGGGTtcgtttacattttattcttcGTATGCTTCGTTCGTATgcagtaataatatatgaataaataagacGCGTTATTGTACGTACTATGACAATAACATCTAAATGCTAATTCACTGTTACGACGTTATTCACtacgatgttttttttaacaatttcgtcatgttttttttttaatatttgaccTTTGACGACGGCGATCTTTAGGTATAGAAGGCATAGAATACATGAGGATATATTAAAGTTCCACgtgatataaaaactataaacaaaaatatgacatACTTTTACaaatctacaaaaatattattatacttttattttatgtatattgctttgagtttatttaatttcattaaacatcGCAATCTCTTTAACGCTGTATTCAtggaaaacaataatttaggAATTAAAAGGAATTAACAAGTTGCATAGTTGCTGTCTACATAAGGTAAGCTGAAAAGTTCTCGCTTGAGACGCGGCAACATCCAAACATAGTTACCAGCAACATTATTAATCAAGTattgtttaacaaaatatgtttaccaCAAATACGAGGCATTGTATGGTTCACGTCCCTGGTATGCAAAGAATACAGTACATACAGTATATACAATACGAAtacaatactattattttaaaaatacattaactGATTACCACACTACATCACTTAATGACGATATAAAATTCGCAGTCTTATACTAATATATCCATccatatattagttttatcacagatgtaatttagataaataataacaataaatatcataacagaataaacattgttaacgtttgaaattattaaaattttataataaaaaattagacaTCTTGGGATATGAATCATTGATCGAATTATAAGAGACAATATGCAGTTGCACTGTTTCAAAATCAAACACTTccatgtaataaaacaatcttGAAAGtatataagttttgttttgaaaaaaaaaatccattgcAAATAGAAATgtctacaatttttttctaattactctatatcgtataaaattaaagaatactAACAATAgctaattacattttttatatcaaataaataaaatactgttcTAATCATCCCTTATAATTTAACCACTCAATGTGTTGGAACATTAATTTGCATGgctaaattacataataaaaaatatcacagtTAACCAATtgatttgcaatattttattcaatatgtatataatacggcttacgaaatatatatacaaataccaACTTAAAGCTACAAGTCTTGATTACTATAGATGTACAACTTCTCGTGTAGTTAACTAGACAGCTTCGCAGTAACCGCGTCGTTTTGACGAACAGGAACGTTAACCGCCGCACAGTCATACATACTCACCCTTCCACGGCATTTATTCACGCGATAAAAGtacaacaaaacatttacatgTACATACAACAGAATCAATTCGCTTAGTATAATCGAAGGAAATGTTAAAACCATTGAATCGTACCGTCCGCATGTATACGTATAGCAGCACTGGTATTGTGAACGCAGGTTCAATCCGATAACGTGAAACTCAAGAGAGCGTATCGTTTTCATAGAGGCAGGCTTACGCGTGTGGACACAATGTAAACTGTTACTATCGTACCTGGCTCCGAACGACGGCTCTACACTACGACGCGGCGGCGACAACAGTTCGTCGTACACTCCGGCGAATCTGGAAATATTTTgtcgaaattaaaatttgtagtcAAATAGATTTTAGGGGATTGCCAGCAGGGTCAATGATATGGATTTAAAGTTTGAACGATTtacttataatgtaaataaaatatatatttaaaagtgttttCTGTTGATTGCAAAAATTCATGGATAAAGGATGCTTTGCAGCAGAGAAGATACCACCATCGTCGTgatttcgatttatttttctattccaCTCATTTCCTATCCTATATTCCGTGTTAAGACAATGAAAATTTAGGGGAGTTGGCGACCGTTATGTTTAGGGATAACTGTGCACACCCGATGCGTCTCACCTGTGCGGCGACAAAGTCCTGGGCGGCGAGCGCAGCGCCCCACGCAGCGGCGAGCGCAGCGGCNNNNNNNNNNGCGTGCGCACCACCGAGCGGAGCGGCGACCGCACGCCCGGCGACCGCAGCGCTGAGCGGTAGCGGATCGGCGAGCGGACGCGACGACGCGGGGACGGCGTGCTGCAATACATCGTAGATAGTCaacattttgttgttttaatatattctttaatattttttcttattctcGAATCCTATTCTTAACCTGCTTGTTCTATGCctctttattttcatttacaacaagaatcaaaattttaattttatacataagcCCTGGTGTCCAAGCTCCGGTGCCTAATTAGGGTGGGCTTCCCTTACGGACCATGGGGTCCATCGCTTGGAGCTTCTCGCCCGCATCATCATATTGAGTTCTGATTTAACCGTAAAGTTTTCAATGCcgctatattataatttatcttgaTAGATTGTAACCGGTCGAataattgatttgaatttaaaatagctTCTATTCTTCTCATTATATATACCATGCATCAGATACATACATAATCTATACTATCGATGGAAAATATGTTACCATATTAAAGGAACATTAACAAACTACATCGTTAATTTCGGAAtaggaaattaaaacaattacaaaggatctatgaatgttataaattaattaaataatattttcttaatatagcTAACGTCTTGAAATACCATTAATTACTTCTGATATATGATAACGTAActgtatatgtatttgtttgagatacatttgatatttaagtaatttagtaattaatattatctttccTATATATATTGACTAGCTATTGCCcgccgtttcacccgcgtggtAAACTTCAACTGTCCAACTATCACCGTTTTTGATACTGCCTAGTGATTCACGGATGGACAGACGTTAAgtgatatagtttatatagaCAGATAGTTCAGTAAACATCTATAACTATCAACTTTCTTCATATCCAGATCCTAGCAAAAACTGTTCATCTTACATTCAAACTCGTCACAGCCTTATGAGCGCTTAATGCAGCCCTATCAGTAAAAACGACAACAACTATGATCTCCTTCCCTGCCAAACTTCAAGCTAGtagtatagaaaataaaatcttagaAACTTGCGAAAACCATAAAACGTTCTTAATGCAGCCCTATTGCGAGATCCGTTCATGGGGGATGTGAAGTAACTATCAACtacctttttaaaaaatttcaagtttgtaacacaaaaaataaacgactttcatacaaattgttgacataattaaatcaaatttattacgttGTCGCTCACACATTATCAATATAAGTCATATTAAAAGTTGTGAAGCCCTAACTCACCGTGATAAAGACAATGATCTGTCTCGAGAACGTCTTCGTCTCGGAGACCACGGGGATCGACGCAAGCGACCGCGGGACATCGACCGAGATCTGCAAAAAGTGTAAGATTACATAACCACTCAAtagtacaaaatacaaatgtaaatgtaagCAGGTTgtctttatatatctttttttcttttataagttCTAATTCTACATTTAAAGCACATGCAAATTATgaggaattatttaaaaatgattaaactttattaatgtCTCCGTAAACCGTATGTAGCGCTTCTCCACATGCAAATGAAAGATTAATAGAAAGCGGATTAAAAACCAACACTACtattcgaatttataatatgagagttcgataaataataaaatacaacaccAACATTGTTTGAGCAATAGAAAGATGGAACATGCACAAGATTACCGACATAGTCTGCATGAAACAGAGCTGAACAGCAATACAATAGCGTACAACGAACCTAGAATTATACCGTAGTCTACTGGAGCCACGGCTGCGAGGGCGCGCGCGGGGGGACCGCGGGGAGCGGGGCGAGCGGGAGTCCCGCGGGGCGCGCGGCGAGCGGGACCCGCGCGGGGGCCGGGGAGAGCGGGAGCCGCGGGGGGCGCGCGGGGAGCGGGAGCCGCGCGGGGGCCGGGGGGAGCGCGAGCCCCGCGGGGGGCGGGGGGAACGCGAGCGTGACGCGCTGCGCGAGCCGGACTGCGCCCGACGCCGCTCCTCTTCCCGCCGCTTTGCGCGCATCTCCTTCTCGCGGATCATGCGATTGAACGCCTCTAGCGGATCCTCGCTGCGCCTGCACCAATACACGACAACCATTACATTCGATACGAGACACCAATGTAAACAATGCTGTTCCAAATGACAACTTGTAGAAGATTTTTAACGTTACTGAGTTATTGGCCAAAGGTGAAATAGTAGTAAATTAGATCGATATATcttaatgaagaaaaaatagaCAACTTTTGAAAGACTTCCAAAAGACAACTCAAGTTTTTCAACGCTACTAAATTATTGGCCGACGAAGTAGTAGCAGCAGTAGTATAAAAAATccacatataaaaatcattttaggATAGCTTACCCATTAGGTGAGTCTTTAATACCAGGCGGTGGTGGCTGATACGGGTCTTGACCCGGGAAGCGATCATAAGGACGTCCGATTGGTCGTCCGTATGGTGgactaaaagaaaaacaaaaactcattaattgtacgtcattaaaataaaacaataaaggaaaccatattcaataattttaaaagacattCATTGGTTGGAAAGTAATACTCACTTATTATAATGCGGTGGAGGAACCCCTGGCATAAATTGCGGTGGTGCTCGATTGTAGAtaacctaaaaattaaaattaatttaaacaacattttaaattgtaataccatcaaacacaattatttaacGTTATGTCATGGCTTAGTAGAAATATGcctttaatttcataattattgtcatatactctttttgaaattataagttaaaaattaacagcgagcgtggtcacggggagactgtaaagtattcgaaacgtcgggttaataatataatgaataaatcgcgtttaaaatccgttgaaaagtttttaatttctaaatgtataatactcgcgtaaaaccaaacacaagaaaaaactATAAGttaatcttatattatataagagtAACGATTTGTATGCaagtaataatgtaataatgttttcataaaacaacTACTGGACCCGTTTCAAAAATACGTCACTGAATGacaagctatatatgtactacaggcgaattcaaaattttatgttttttgttctttttttattttacttgaaaTCAAAAATAACAGTACCTTTgcttattcaaaatattgagGGTTTCGTTAATCTTTTTGAGTTGAAAAATCATCTCATTCTAAAACGTCGCAAACCAAATGAAATCATTCATACGgtcagaaataaatttattcttgtgcatatatattacttactgTAAAAAATTACTGACATTACTGTGAATGTCATATtactaaatagatttaaaaaattagcaTTGGTACATCTTAGTTTGATCGTTTGTCATTACATagtttttcgttttaatttcttacctttaaaaatatgcgacaaaaaatccatttaaaacTTTTGTGTGATcacaaaagcaaaataaagaagcaagtttgtttttattcttgatattataaaaaattaattgttgtcCATTATAATctactagcgatccgccccggcttcgcccgtggtacatatatagcctatgggCTTCCTCaaaaataggctatctaacactgaaagaatttttaaaatcggaccagtagttcctaagattagtgcgttcaacaaacaaacatactcttcagctttataatctaatatataaaattctcgtgtcacagttttcgttgccatactcctccgaaatggcttgaccgattttgatgaaattttttgtgcttatccggtatctatgagaatcggtcaacatctatttttcatatccctaaatgataagagtaaggcagaacagcgtttgccgggtcagctagtattagtatagatttccAAACATActcattgctttttatttattttatttgttcacaAATTTGCG is from Zerene cesonia ecotype Mississippi chromosome 15, Zerene_cesonia_1.1, whole genome shotgun sequence and encodes:
- the LOC119832478 gene encoding sodium-dependent nutrient amino acid transporter 1-like gives rise to the protein MHEPSRANVENGEINKGFETSPESINGSEIKKDVETELDKKLRMNNERLSKRPKWDNQIEFLMSCIATSVGLGNVWRFPFVAYNNGGGAFLIPYIIVLFVVGKPMYYLELVIGQFSNSNCVRVWALSPAMKGTGYAQTMGAGYVLSYYVSIIALCLYYLAMSFSSTLPWALCDPSWTDCVPSGEIVNMSEIQGNAVSSAELYFT